In the Halorubrum ruber genome, AGGTGGTCGACCCGCAGGTGACGGCGCGGAACGCGGTGCCGAGCGAGTACCTCTCGCTGCCGTTCTGACCGGCAGCCAGCGGGAAATAGGGCGTCAGCGAGACCTCAGCGCTCCGACCGCTCCGCGAACCGCCGCGCGGCGTCGCTCAGGCCGGGATCGGTCGCCGTCTCGCTCTCGTCGGCTTCGACCTCGTCGATGTCGGCGTCCGCGTCGTCCGGCGCGTCGGTACCGGGGTCGGCGCTTCCGCCGTTGGCGGTGACGTCGGCGTCCGCGTCGTCGTCGGCGTCGAGTCCCACACCGTCATCCGGTCGGTCCCCGACTTCGGACGGGTCGGCGTCCGGCGGGTAGTTCAGCTCGGCGGGCGGGACGAAGACGCGCTCGACGGCGCGGACGATCTCGGCGACCTGTTCCTCGTCGAGGCGGTCGGCGTACGCCTCGCGGACGAGGTCCGGGACCGCGTAGGCGTAGCTGCCACGGCCGGCGTGGCGGATGAGCCCCACGCGCCGGATCGGCCGGTGGCGGCTGTACGCGTGGCCGGAGTCGCCGTCGCCGCCGGCGTCGATGTGGGCCGCGACGGGGTCGCTCGCGCCCTCTCGGCGGTAGTGGCGGAGCATCCCGCGCGAGAGCTCCGGGAGCGCCTCGATCCGCGACCGGAGCTCCTCGATGACGGCCTCTCGGGTGCCGAGTTCGATCGCGTCGTCGAACCGGAGCGCGCTCTCGGCGACGTCGTCGCGGGTGACCGGGTCGACGTCGTCGGGCGTGCTCGACTCGGATTCCGGGGCGGGCCCCGCGGCGCCGGCGTCCGCGGCGTCAGCATTCGTGGCGTCGGCGTCCGCGGCGCCACCGTTCGAATCGTTGGTGTCCGCGGCGCCGCTGTCGTCGACCTCGGCGCCGCCGTCGGCGGCCGAGGCGCTCGATTCGGTTGCGGTCTCGGCCTCCGATTCGTCCGCCTCCTGCGCGCGCTTCTCGGTCGCGGCGACCGCCTCGTCGTACGACTTGAGTACGGACTGGTCGTCGTCACCGTCGCGGGCGGCGTCGGCTCGCTCAGGGATGCCCGCGGCCCGACCGCCGCCGCCGCGGTACGGCGCCTCTGCCTTGCCCAGCAGCGCCTGCGCGAACTGGTCGGCCATGTCGCTCAGGTCGCGGGCCTCCTCCAGCTCGCGTTCGAGGTCGGCGATCCGCCGGTCCTTCTTCTCTAACTCCTGTTTGAGGTCGGCGATCTCGGACTCGCGGCGCTCCTTCTCGTCGGAGATGGACTCGAGCTCGCCGACGAGGTCGCTGGAGACCGACTTCAGCTCCGGGCGCTCGAAGTCGTCGAGTCCGGGGGTCGCGCCCGCGTCGAACGTCTCCTTGCGGTGGAACTGGATCCGGCGGATCGACTCGTCCCAGTCGGTCATCAAAAAGGCCTCACCGTCGCCGAGGTCCTCGACCGCGCTCGCGTACTTCGAGCCGAGGATGCGCCCGACGACCTTCGTGTCGTTGTCCCAGGTGAGCCGGTGCCAGCAGAGCCAGTCGCACTGGGTGATGAAGTCCTTTTTCACGTCGGCCGGGCGCTGACTGATCCCGACGATGCCGAGGCCGTGTTTCCGGCCGCGCTTGCCTACCTTGATCAGCATCTTCCCCGTCTCGTCCATCCCGCCGCCCTCGGGGATGTACTCGTGGCACTCCTCGATGACGAGCAGGAAGGGCTTCTTCATCCGCTTCTCCTTCGCGAACAGCTGTTTGACGACCTCTAAGAGGAGCTCGTTCGCCGTCTCCTCTTCGAGGTACCCGGAGACGTCGAGGATGATCGGAACGTTCTGTTCGAGGGCCAAGTTGGCGAGCTTCTCCGCGTGTTCGGGGGAGACAACGATGTCGCACTCGTCGTCAGCGCCGGCGTGAAGAATTTCATATTCTTCCTTTAAACCGTAATATTCACCGTCTGTGTCCACGATCATGACAGGAAATCCGTTAGATAGCAGATTTTCTATCACGACACTTGCGGTGTTGCTCTTCCCGGACCCGCTCTTCCCCGTGATGAAGGACCGGCCGGTGAGCACGTCGACGACCGGGAGTTCGACCGGAGAGCCGGGTTCCGCCGTCGCGTCGCCGCCGATCCCCTCGCTGACGTCCGCGACGTGGATCGCCTCCTCCTCGCTCATACCCGTGAGAGGTGGCGCCCGCCTCATAAACTATCGCCTCGCTCGTTGGTTGGCGGTGCCGGTGATCGCGAGCGGAGCGCGAGTGGAGCGGAAGTCAACCGCACGCGGGGCTCAACTGGACCGCACACCGAGCGCGACCGCGACGCGCTCCGGGTCCGCAAGACGTATGCCGCCGCCGGGAGTCAGGCCGCGCATGGACACCGAGAACACCCTCCTCAACGCGGTGGTCGGCGCTATCGCGTCGGCCGTCCTCTCGTTCACCGGCATCTCACCGCTCCTCGGCGGCGCGGTCGCCGGGTATTTAAACGGCGACGACGGGCTGCGGGTCGGCGCGCTCTCCGGCGCGATCGCCGCGATCCCGATCGTCGGGCTGCTGCTGCTCGCGCTGGTTATCCTTCCGTTCCTGGGCGTCTTCGGGTTCCCGCTCGAAGTCGGCCTCGCGGCCGGGGGGATCGTCCTCGTCACGGCTCTCATCGTGTTGGGCGGCGTCGCTTACTCCGTGGTTCTGAGCGCGCTCGGCGGACTGCTGGGCGTGTACGTAAAAAACGAACTGTAAGCCGATCGCTGGTACTTATAAATAGCAGAATCCGGATCGGCGGCGGACACCTCCAAAGCCCCAGCCGCTTATTTATAAATAATCGACGGTGGACCGGCGGCGGATACCTCCAAAGCCCCAGTCGCTTACTTATAAACGATTACTAGCGGATCGACGACGAACACCGCCGAAGCCCCAGTCGTTCGTTTATAAATAGCAGAACCCGGATCGGCGGGGGACACCGCCGAAGCCCCAGCCGGGAGGACAGCGCACGCTCGCTGCGCTCCTCACTCGGTCGCTCACTCTGTGCGCTCCCTCGTTGCGGTGCTTGCGTCGCCTGCGCTGTCCTCCCGGCTGCCCCTTCGAGTCCCACCCGACCGCGACAGCACAGCACCTCACGCCTCCCCAGCCTCGTCAGTCGCCGTCGCTTCGCTCCGGCGACTGACTCCCTCGCGCGTGCTCCTCGCGGCCGCCTTCGGCGGCCACTCGGAGGCACGCGCCACCGTACTGTCTATTTATAAAGAGACGGCGTGAGAATCGGCTCGCGGCTCAGCGAAGACGCCTCAGTGTTCGCCGCCGGTGCCGCGCCGGTCGGAGTCGAGGTCGATGTCGAGGTCGTCGAGGAGTTCCTCGGCCTCCTCGCGCTTCTCCTGATGGTCTTCGAGGAACTCGCGCATCAGCTCGGCGGCCTGCTCCTTACAGCCGCCACAGAGGCGCTCGCCGTTGACGCACTCGGAGTAGACGGTCTTGGTGAGCTCGTCGTCGTCGCCCGCGAGCAGGTAGGCGTACAGCTCGTAGACGGGGCACTCGTCGGCCTCGCCGCCCAGTTCGCGCTGCTTCTCGGCGGTGTCGCGGCCCCCCGTTGTGGCGGCCTTCACCTTGTCGTAGCCGTCCTCGGGATCGTCGAGCAGGGAGATGTGGCTCGCGGGGATCGACGAGGACATCTTCCCGCCGGTGAGCCCAGTCATGAACCGGTGGTAGATCGAGGAGGGCTGCCGGAAGCCGAACCCGTCGTGGTCGATCTCGACCTCTCGGGCGACCGACTCGGCCTCGCTCCGGGTGAGGTCGAACGCGTCGACGTGGCCCTCGAACACGCGCTTCTCGCCGTCGACCGCCTCGATGAGCGCCTCGAACGCCTCGTCGGTCGCGTTGCGGTCAAAGAACCGCACGCGCGGCCGGAGGGGCTCCTTCCCGCCGGCTTCGAGCTTGTCGAGCGCGGTCGACTTCGCGGCCGCGAGGTCGACGCTCTCGCGGTCGCTCTCGGGCGGCTCGTAGTCGGCCAGCCACGCGGCGGCGTCCTCGCAGCGCACGTCCGCGTCGGAATCGGACGCCTCCGCGGCGAGCGCGTCGTAGGCGGCCCGGACCAGCCGACGCTCGTCGTCGTCGAGCTCGAAGGAGGCGAACGCCTCGGTCACCTTGAAGTAGCGCACCCGGGTCGCGAGGTCCCGAGTGAGCCGGACGTGCGGGTCCTGGTCCGGGCCGACCGGAATGACGGTCGGCTTCGGCTCGTCGACGAGCTGGGGGTAGAGGATGTCCGCGGTCTGGGTGATCACGCTCTGCATGTGCGAGATGTTCGTCTCGCCGTCGAAGCCGTAGATCGCCTCGAACTCCGAGAAGTTCGCCTTCGACCCCAGCTCGAAGCCGAGGTCCTGGACCTGGCGGTTGTCGGACTGGCGGTACAGCTCACCCTCCTCGGCGTCGAAGCCGAGCGCGAGCAGCGAGAGGAGGTAGTTGCGGGCGTGCTCGTCGATCTCGTCCCACGACATCCCGCGGGCGGAGTGGGCCTCGAGGTCGGCGATGAGGCCGAACGCGTCGCCGCCCTGCCGTTGGTGCCAAATGATCTCGTCGAACACGAGCTTGTGGCCGATGTGCGGGTCGCCGGTGGGCATGAACCCGGACAGCGCCGCGAACGGCTCGTCGTTCGCCATCGCCTCCGCGACCGCGTCGTACTCGCGGTGCCCGAAGATGACCCCGCGGCGCATCAGGTAGTGGGGGTCCGGCACCTCGTCGGCGACCTCGTCGAACGCCTCGATGCCGAACTCGGCGAACAGGTCCGCGTAGTCCCCGACCGACGCCGACCCCCACGGGTCGAGCGCGACGTCCTCGGTCGGCTCGTCCGCGCGCTCGGTCCCGCCGTCGGTCCGGGGAGGCGCCGGCGCCTCGCGGGCGGCGTCGGACTCGCGCCCGCCGCCCGCCGGCGTCGCCCCCTCGGGGGTGTCCTCGTCCATACCACCTCTCCCGTCGGTCGACGCAAAAACCGTTCGCTTGCGCGGGAGCGGTTGTCACGCGTCGGGCGGGGACAGCTGTCCCCCGCATCGGGTCACTCCGCCTGCGGCACCAGTCGCGTCGCGGTCGCCTTCCACCGGATCGAGACCGGGTCGCCGGGAGCGAGGCCGAGCCGATCGATGCTCTCGGCCGTGATCAGCGCGGCGACCGCGACCCCGTCCGAGCCCCCCTCGGCGTCGTCCGCCTCGCCCGAGTCCGCCGCCGCCCCTACCGCGATCCGAAGCGTCGACACCGTCTCGCCGGGGTCGACGGCGGAGATTCGCCCGTTGAGGCGGTTCCGCGCGCTCGTCGCGTCCGGGTCGACCGCGTCGGCCGCGTCGTTGACCGTGACCGCGTCGGCGCCGATCCGGACCTGGACCGCGTCGCCGACGGCCACCGTCCCGCGGTCGTCGCCGGAGTCGTCGGCCTCACCGCCTCCACCGTGGAGCCCGGAGAGCTCGCCGACCGGGGTGTCGACGACCGCGAGCTCTCCGTCGACGGCGGTCACGGTGCCGTCGAGTACCGTCTCCGGCACCGCCGCGGTCGCAGCGAGGACGGCCTGGAGCCGGTCGTAGCGGTCGAGCAGCGCGCGGCCGGACGCCGCGAGCCGGCTCCCGCCGCCGCCCTCGCCGCCGCGGCGCCGCTCGACGAGCGTCCCATAGGCCTCCTCTAAGTCCTCGATCCGCGAGAGCGCTCGGGCCCGGGAGCGTCCGAGGTCCGCGGCCGCGCCCGCGACGGACCCCGCCGCGTCGACCGCGCGCAGCAGCGCCGCGTCCCGACCGTCGAACTCGACGCCGTCCTCGATGAGCGCGGCGCGGCCGCGACCCGCCGCCGCGTCCGGATCGGATTCGGTCGGCTCTCCCATGTCCCGCGGTTGCGGCCGGGCCGTGATGGCGTTTTCGACCGGCCGGGACCCCTCGCTTGCCGCGGCACGCAACTTATATGTGGGACCGCACCACCGTTGTATCTATGCTGATACAACGACGGAAGTTCGTGGCGGCGCTGGGCGCCGGAGCGGTCGCGAGTACGGCCGGCTGTTCGTCGACGGACGGCGGCAACGGGGACGGAGGCGACGGGGGGAGCGGCGACGGAAGCGGGGGTAACGGAACCGACGGCGGCGAAAGCCCCGAGGAGTCGATCGGCGTCGCCGGCGAGACGCTGACGCTCACGACGACGACGAGCACGTACGACACCGGGCTCTTAAACGAGATCCACACGGACTTCGAGGAGATGTACGGCGTCACCGTCGACGCCGTCGCGCAGGGGACCGGCGCGGCGTTGGAGACCGCCCGCAACGGCGACTCGGACATCGTGATGGTCCACGCCCGCGGGCTCGAGGACGAGTTCATGCGGAACGGGTACGGGATCAACCGCCGGGACCTGATGTTCAACGACTTCGTGATCGTCGGGCCCGAAAGCGACCCGGCGGGGATCGAGGGGATGGGATCCGCGACGGAGGCGCTGACGGCGATCGCCGAGGCGCAGGCGCAGTTCGTCTCCCGGGGCGACAACTCCGGGACGCACACGAAAGAGCTGAACCTCTGGGAGGCGGCCGGCACCGAGCCCGGCGGCGACTGGTATCAGGAGACCGGTACCGGGATGGGCGAGGCGCTGAACATCGCCAACCAGCAGGGCGCGTACACGCTGTCGGACCGCGGGACCTACATCTCGCAGCGCTCGGAGATCGACCTGACGATCCTCGTTCAGGGGCCGATCGAGGACGGCCCGGAGATCCTCGCGAACCCGTACGGGGTCATGGCGGTGAACCCCGGCGTCCACGACAACGCCAACTACGACCTCGCGATGGCGTACATCGGCTGGATCACCAGCCCGGAGGTCCAGGAGTCCATCTCGGAGTATCAGGTGAACGGCGAGCAGCTGTTCTTCCCCGAGGCCGTCTCCGAGGACCCGAACTTCCAGCAGTACGTTCCGGAGGGTTGGAGTAGCGAGAGCGACGACGAGTAGCCGTGCCATTCGCAGCGACCGCACAGCTCGGCCCGGCGCTGTTCG is a window encoding:
- a CDS encoding ATP-binding protein, whose product is MSEEEAIHVADVSEGIGGDATAEPGSPVELPVVDVLTGRSFITGKSGSGKSNTASVVIENLLSNGFPVMIVDTDGEYYGLKEEYEILHAGADDECDIVVSPEHAEKLANLALEQNVPIILDVSGYLEEETANELLLEVVKQLFAKEKRMKKPFLLVIEECHEYIPEGGGMDETGKMLIKVGKRGRKHGLGIVGISQRPADVKKDFITQCDWLCWHRLTWDNDTKVVGRILGSKYASAVEDLGDGEAFLMTDWDESIRRIQFHRKETFDAGATPGLDDFERPELKSVSSDLVGELESISDEKERRESEIADLKQELEKKDRRIADLERELEEARDLSDMADQFAQALLGKAEAPYRGGGGRAAGIPERADAARDGDDDQSVLKSYDEAVAATEKRAQEADESEAETATESSASAADGGAEVDDSGAADTNDSNGGAADADATNADAADAGAAGPAPESESSTPDDVDPVTRDDVAESALRFDDAIELGTREAVIEELRSRIEALPELSRGMLRHYRREGASDPVAAHIDAGGDGDSGHAYSRHRPIRRVGLIRHAGRGSYAYAVPDLVREAYADRLDEEQVAEIVRAVERVFVPPAELNYPPDADPSEVGDRPDDGVGLDADDDADADVTANGGSADPGTDAPDDADADIDEVEADESETATDPGLSDAARRFAERSER
- a CDS encoding DUF5518 domain-containing protein codes for the protein MDTENTLLNAVVGAIASAVLSFTGISPLLGGAVAGYLNGDDGLRVGALSGAIAAIPIVGLLLLALVILPFLGVFGFPLEVGLAAGGIVLVTALIVLGGVAYSVVLSALGGLLGVYVKNEL
- a CDS encoding tryptophan--tRNA ligase, translated to MDEDTPEGATPAGGGRESDAAREAPAPPRTDGGTERADEPTEDVALDPWGSASVGDYADLFAEFGIEAFDEVADEVPDPHYLMRRGVIFGHREYDAVAEAMANDEPFAALSGFMPTGDPHIGHKLVFDEIIWHQRQGGDAFGLIADLEAHSARGMSWDEIDEHARNYLLSLLALGFDAEEGELYRQSDNRQVQDLGFELGSKANFSEFEAIYGFDGETNISHMQSVITQTADILYPQLVDEPKPTVIPVGPDQDPHVRLTRDLATRVRYFKVTEAFASFELDDDERRLVRAAYDALAAEASDSDADVRCEDAAAWLADYEPPESDRESVDLAAAKSTALDKLEAGGKEPLRPRVRFFDRNATDEAFEALIEAVDGEKRVFEGHVDAFDLTRSEAESVAREVEIDHDGFGFRQPSSIYHRFMTGLTGGKMSSSIPASHISLLDDPEDGYDKVKAATTGGRDTAEKQRELGGEADECPVYELYAYLLAGDDDELTKTVYSECVNGERLCGGCKEQAAELMREFLEDHQEKREEAEELLDDLDIDLDSDRRGTGGEH
- a CDS encoding ABC transporter, yielding MGEPTESDPDAAAGRGRAALIEDGVEFDGRDAALLRAVDAAGSVAGAAADLGRSRARALSRIEDLEEAYGTLVERRRGGEGGGGSRLAASGRALLDRYDRLQAVLAATAAVPETVLDGTVTAVDGELAVVDTPVGELSGLHGGGGEADDSGDDRGTVAVGDAVQVRIGADAVTVNDAADAVDPDATSARNRLNGRISAVDPGETVSTLRIAVGAAADSGEADDAEGGSDGVAVAALITAESIDRLGLAPGDPVSIRWKATATRLVPQAE
- a CDS encoding substrate-binding domain-containing protein; the encoded protein is MLIQRRKFVAALGAGAVASTAGCSSTDGGNGDGGDGGSGDGSGGNGTDGGESPEESIGVAGETLTLTTTTSTYDTGLLNEIHTDFEEMYGVTVDAVAQGTGAALETARNGDSDIVMVHARGLEDEFMRNGYGINRRDLMFNDFVIVGPESDPAGIEGMGSATEALTAIAEAQAQFVSRGDNSGTHTKELNLWEAAGTEPGGDWYQETGTGMGEALNIANQQGAYTLSDRGTYISQRSEIDLTILVQGPIEDGPEILANPYGVMAVNPGVHDNANYDLAMAYIGWITSPEVQESISEYQVNGEQLFFPEAVSEDPNFQQYVPEGWSSESDDE